The Coleofasciculus sp. FACHB-1120 nucleotide sequence AGCCTAAAAGGATGAAGTATAAACGATAGGATGAAAGAAAGGATGAAATGAGTTTGCGGTTCCAAAACAATGGATTGAAGCCGATTTCTCAAATTTCATCCTTTACACTTTATACTTCACAGTTGATATGCAGGTAGTGTTCCGCGAGTTTAACCCTTTCGATCTGTGGATCTGGCTGGAGTTCAGCATGGTTCCCTCGGAGATGGAAAAGCAGTATGTCGAGGAGGTGTTTAACTCCTGGTTCTTCTTGGGGAAATTGGGAGGATTTAATGCAGAAAATCTCCAAGTCCAGGATACGGGTTTAGATATCAGCTACATGGATTACGATTCTGAGGCAGCGGATAACACGATGGTCTCGCTCATGCATAATATGGGCGAGTTTGAGTATGAAGGGGGATGGGCAAGATGCTGGCTCGATCTGGGAACCAGTGATGCGATCGCGCTTGATGTCCTGATCAACTCCCTCAACCAGCTGAACAAGGAATACGTGACGATTGAACGCTTGTACATTGGCGGCGAAAATGAAGACTGGCCTGTTGCAGGTAGCGAAAGTCGGGCTGCCTTTAGTTACAACGAAAATTAACAAACACGATGCACAAATCAGGTGAAATTCGGGTGCTTGCCTTAGGGCTGATTCGAGATAGCGATCGCATTTTCATGTCCGAAGGCTATGACCCCGTTAAGCAAAATACATTTTATCGCGCCTTAGGGGGGGGCGTTGACTTTGGAGAAACTAGCCTTGATGCACTACAACGAGAATTTCAAGAAGAAATCCAGGCTGAATTAACGAATATTCGATATCTTGGCTGTATCGAAAATTTGTTTACTTTTAACGGTAAGCCTGGTCACGAAATCATTCAACTGTATCAATGTGATTTTGTCGATTCCAAGCTTTATCAGATTGAGCGAACGATTTTTGCTGAAGGCGATCGCCAAAAAGCGGCACTTTGGTTAGAAATTAATCGGTTTAAATCTGGCGAGTTGCGATTAGTCCCAGAAGTATTTTTGGATTATTTGTAATCCTGTCGGGACATGGCATTGCCATGTCCCTGCACCTAAAAAAATTACATCCCTAGAGGGTTAAGATTTATCGGAACATACTGCTGACAGAGCTATCTTCGTGAACCCGCCAAATCGTTTCGCCCAGCACATTGGCGACCGAAAGTACCGTCAGTTGCTTAAATCT carries:
- a CDS encoding DUF3531 family protein, which gives rise to MQVVFREFNPFDLWIWLEFSMVPSEMEKQYVEEVFNSWFFLGKLGGFNAENLQVQDTGLDISYMDYDSEAADNTMVSLMHNMGEFEYEGGWARCWLDLGTSDAIALDVLINSLNQLNKEYVTIERLYIGGENEDWPVAGSESRAAFSYNEN
- a CDS encoding NUDIX hydrolase, encoding MHKSGEIRVLALGLIRDSDRIFMSEGYDPVKQNTFYRALGGGVDFGETSLDALQREFQEEIQAELTNIRYLGCIENLFTFNGKPGHEIIQLYQCDFVDSKLYQIERTIFAEGDRQKAALWLEINRFKSGELRLVPEVFLDYL